A single region of the Aeromicrobium chenweiae genome encodes:
- a CDS encoding hemolysin family protein — MTEWLLLATSLLLMLACGVFVAAEFSFVTVDRATIERDAEAGDRGAQGTLVALRSLSTQLSGAQLGITITNLAIGYLAEPAIGKILHDPLEAAGLEGGALRGVSYGIALILSTVVTMLVGELVPKNFALALPQRTAAMTQLPQRIFTKAMAWPIRLLNGMANAILRALGVEPQEELRSARSPVELRSLVLRSAIEGAIDDETADLVARSIAFGDRTAADVRTPRVRVHFLDGRDTAYDVIEATRQTGHSRFPVTGRGPDDILGIVDVKQAVSIDVARRRNVRLVDIMAPATTVPDSIELDPLLSVLREQGMQMAIVVDEYGGTDGVVTLEDLVEEIVGDIADEHDRVSARSRHRRDGTWSLSGLLRPDEVLEQTGIALPEGEDYETIAGLILEKLGRIGVRGDVVALTVDRTPDDDEDEPEPLHVALTIDRMEGRRIDRVSLTVIDDDPEAGATA, encoded by the coding sequence ATGACTGAATGGCTGCTCCTGGCCACGTCCCTGCTCCTCATGCTCGCCTGCGGTGTGTTCGTCGCCGCGGAGTTCTCCTTCGTGACGGTGGACCGCGCCACGATCGAGCGCGACGCCGAGGCCGGCGACCGGGGTGCGCAGGGAACGCTGGTGGCGCTGCGGTCGCTGTCGACCCAGCTCAGCGGCGCCCAGCTGGGCATCACGATCACGAACCTGGCGATCGGCTACCTGGCGGAGCCGGCGATCGGCAAGATCCTCCACGACCCGCTGGAGGCGGCCGGTCTCGAGGGAGGCGCCCTGCGCGGCGTCTCGTACGGCATCGCGCTCATCCTCAGCACCGTGGTGACGATGCTGGTCGGTGAGCTCGTGCCGAAGAACTTCGCCCTCGCCCTCCCGCAACGCACCGCGGCGATGACGCAGCTGCCGCAGCGCATCTTCACCAAGGCGATGGCCTGGCCGATCCGCCTGCTCAACGGCATGGCGAACGCGATCCTGCGGGCGCTCGGCGTCGAGCCGCAGGAGGAGCTCCGCTCCGCCCGGTCGCCCGTCGAGCTGCGGTCGCTCGTGCTCCGCTCGGCGATCGAGGGCGCGATCGACGACGAGACCGCCGACCTGGTCGCCCGCAGCATCGCGTTCGGCGACCGCACCGCCGCCGACGTGCGCACGCCGCGGGTGCGCGTGCACTTCCTCGACGGCCGCGACACCGCGTACGACGTCATCGAGGCGACCCGGCAGACCGGCCACTCCCGGTTCCCGGTGACCGGCAGGGGACCGGACGACATCCTGGGCATCGTCGACGTCAAGCAGGCGGTGAGCATCGACGTCGCCCGGCGTCGCAACGTGCGCCTGGTGGACATCATGGCGCCGGCCACGACCGTCCCCGACAGCATCGAGCTCGACCCGCTGCTGTCGGTGCTGCGCGAGCAGGGCATGCAGATGGCGATCGTCGTGGACGAGTACGGCGGGACCGACGGCGTCGTCACGCTGGAGGACCTGGTCGAGGAGATCGTCGGCGACATCGCCGACGAGCACGACCGGGTCTCCGCCCGCAGCCGGCACCGCCGCGACGGCACGTGGTCGTTGTCCGGTCTGCTGCGTCCCGACGAGGTCCTCGAGCAGACCGGCATCGCCCTGCCGGAGGGCGAGGACTACGAGACGATCGCCGGTCTCATCCTGGAGAAGCTCGGACGCATCGGCGTCCGCGGCGACGTCGTGGCGCTGACCGTCGACCGCACGCCCGACGACGACGAGGACGAACCGGAGCCGCTGCACGTGGCGCTGACCATCGACCGGATGGAGGGCCGCCGCATCGACCGCGTCTCCCTCACGGTCATCGACGACGACCCCGAAGCAGGAGCGACGGCATGA
- a CDS encoding hemolysin family protein yields MSDWGGVALTFVLLALNALFVAAEFALISARRTQLEPRIAAGSRPARMAMRAIESITQVMAAAQLGITICSLGLGAVGEPAVAHLMEPVFEAIGLPDDVVHPVSFVIAMTLVVGAHVVLGEMVPKNLALVGPDRAALVLGPFMLGVVFVLKPFVLLLNGAANLAVRLFRVEPVDEVASTYSHDEVAGLVEESRREGLLDEDEYGLVSGALDFSDGTVDQVLLPRAGLVTIPPSATPVEVERACAETGFSRFPVVDDDGDMTGYLHIKDVLETDERSRQVTIADKWLRPLATVSAGSGLYEALRTMQTRGSHMARVADQSGTVVGVIMLEDVLEELVGEIRSGRPAAGRSS; encoded by the coding sequence ATGAGCGACTGGGGAGGCGTCGCCCTGACGTTCGTGCTGCTGGCGCTGAACGCCTTGTTCGTCGCGGCGGAGTTCGCGCTGATCTCGGCGCGACGCACGCAGCTGGAGCCGCGCATCGCGGCCGGCTCGCGCCCCGCGCGCATGGCCATGCGCGCGATCGAGAGCATCACCCAGGTCATGGCCGCCGCCCAGCTGGGCATCACGATCTGCTCGCTGGGTCTCGGCGCGGTGGGCGAGCCCGCGGTCGCCCACCTGATGGAGCCCGTGTTCGAGGCGATCGGCCTCCCGGACGATGTCGTCCACCCCGTCTCGTTCGTCATCGCGATGACGCTGGTCGTGGGTGCCCACGTGGTCCTCGGCGAGATGGTGCCCAAGAACCTCGCACTCGTCGGTCCCGACCGGGCGGCGCTGGTCCTGGGCCCGTTCATGCTCGGGGTCGTCTTCGTCCTCAAGCCGTTCGTCCTGCTGCTGAACGGCGCGGCCAACCTGGCGGTGCGGCTGTTCCGGGTCGAGCCGGTCGACGAGGTCGCCTCGACGTACAGCCACGACGAGGTCGCCGGCCTGGTGGAGGAGTCCCGCCGCGAGGGACTGCTCGACGAGGACGAGTACGGACTCGTCTCGGGCGCCCTGGACTTCTCCGACGGAACAGTCGACCAGGTGCTGCTGCCGCGCGCCGGGCTGGTCACGATCCCGCCGAGCGCGACGCCGGTCGAGGTCGAGCGGGCGTGTGCCGAGACGGGGTTCTCGCGCTTCCCGGTCGTGGACGACGACGGTGACATGACCGGCTACCTGCACATCAAGGACGTCCTGGAGACCGACGAGCGGTCCCGTCAGGTGACGATCGCCGACAAGTGGCTGCGGCCCCTCGCGACGGTCTCGGCCGGATCCGGTCTCTACGAGGCGCTGCGGACGATGCAGACCCGCGGATCGCACATGGCCCGCGTCGCGGACCAGAGCGGCACCGTGGTCGGCGTCATCATGCTGGAGGACGTCCTTGAGGAGCTCGTCGGCGAGATCCGCAGCGGTCGGCCCGCGGCGGGCCGGTCCTCCTGA
- a CDS encoding penicillin acylase family protein: protein MSPVRRLLIVIAGLLSVLIVGVAIFSFVTVRKSFPDTKGEVQISGLKGEVEIKRDGKGIPQIYADTPEDLFLAQGYVHAQDRFYEMDFRRHVTSGRLAELVGDAALDTDKYVRTLGWRRVAEKEVALLDDSTLSLVKAYARGVNSYIDSRSGSELSLEYAVLGLTGPDYTPEPWSVVDSLAWIKAMAWDLRSNMTDEIDRVLATQKLTVAQVEELYPGFPENHHTIVGDEGTVQDGAFVDEAPTAAGLARTAVASLKKAKSSAEALPALLGIGDGIGSNSWVVAGDHTATGKPILANDPHLAPSMPGIWYQVGLHCRVVSKACPYDVAGFSFSGLPGVVVGHNAKIAWGVTTMYADVADLYLERVEGDTYEYDGKQVPLETRRETFKIAGEKSQTITVRSTRHGPILSDLDEDAEDVGESAQKTATRGSYEVALRWTALDPEPTIKAVFALGRAQDWDEFRAAAKLFTVPSQNLLYADVEGNIGYQSPGTIPIRKKGDGRWPVPGWDPSYGWKGSIPFDELPTVLNPDEGFIVTANNKVIGDQYPNLLGADTAAGYRSERIRDLLELRTQSPGQGKGLGVEDMSRIQNDTYSANAARLVPQLLKVDPGSRYYRQGQQTLTKWDFKQDADSPGAAYFNSVWRHLLKLTFQDELPEAVWPEGGERWFSVVSDILDRPGSHWWDNVSTPERETRDQILTQALRDARDELTMIQSRSPKQWRWGTMHKLELVNQTLGDSGIGLVNRLFNRGPYRVAGGSGIVNATSWDATEGYEVTAVPSMRMIVDLDDVDRSRWIQLTGASGHAFHDHYVDQQKLWSKGETLPWVFTPKAVDEATDDTLTLVPRGRA, encoded by the coding sequence ATGTCTCCCGTGCGCCGCCTCCTGATCGTCATCGCTGGTCTGCTCTCCGTCCTGATCGTCGGGGTCGCGATCTTCTCCTTCGTCACGGTGCGCAAGTCGTTCCCGGACACCAAGGGCGAGGTCCAGATCTCCGGGCTCAAGGGCGAGGTGGAGATCAAGCGCGACGGCAAGGGCATCCCCCAGATCTACGCCGACACCCCCGAGGACCTGTTCCTCGCACAGGGCTACGTGCACGCGCAGGACCGCTTCTACGAGATGGACTTCCGCCGGCACGTCACCTCCGGCCGGCTGGCCGAGCTGGTCGGTGACGCCGCCCTCGACACCGACAAGTACGTCCGCACGCTGGGCTGGCGCCGGGTCGCGGAGAAGGAGGTCGCCCTCCTCGACGACAGCACGCTGTCGCTGGTCAAGGCGTACGCCCGCGGGGTCAACTCCTACATCGACAGCCGCTCGGGCTCCGAGCTGTCGCTGGAGTACGCCGTGCTGGGCCTGACCGGCCCGGACTACACCCCCGAGCCGTGGAGCGTGGTGGACTCGCTCGCCTGGATCAAGGCCATGGCGTGGGACCTCCGCAGCAACATGACCGACGAGATCGACCGGGTGCTCGCGACGCAGAAGCTGACCGTCGCCCAGGTCGAGGAGCTGTACCCGGGCTTCCCCGAGAACCACCACACGATCGTCGGGGACGAGGGGACCGTCCAGGACGGTGCGTTCGTGGACGAGGCCCCCACTGCGGCCGGTCTCGCGCGCACGGCCGTCGCGTCGCTCAAGAAGGCGAAGTCCAGCGCGGAGGCGCTCCCGGCCCTGCTCGGCATCGGTGACGGCATCGGCTCCAACTCCTGGGTGGTCGCCGGGGACCACACCGCCACCGGCAAGCCGATCCTCGCGAACGACCCGCACCTCGCGCCCTCGATGCCCGGCATCTGGTACCAGGTCGGCCTGCACTGCCGGGTCGTCAGCAAGGCCTGCCCGTACGACGTCGCGGGCTTCTCCTTCTCGGGCCTGCCCGGTGTGGTCGTGGGGCACAACGCCAAGATCGCGTGGGGCGTGACCACGATGTACGCCGACGTGGCCGATCTCTACCTCGAACGGGTCGAGGGGGACACGTACGAGTACGACGGCAAGCAGGTCCCGCTCGAGACCCGCCGGGAGACGTTCAAGATCGCCGGCGAGAAGTCCCAGACGATCACAGTCCGCTCGACGCGTCACGGCCCGATCCTGTCGGATCTGGACGAGGACGCCGAGGACGTCGGCGAGAGCGCGCAGAAGACCGCGACCCGCGGCTCGTACGAGGTGGCGCTGCGGTGGACCGCGCTCGACCCCGAGCCGACGATCAAGGCCGTCTTCGCCCTCGGCCGGGCCCAGGACTGGGACGAGTTCCGGGCCGCCGCGAAGCTCTTCACGGTGCCCTCGCAGAACCTGCTGTACGCCGACGTCGAGGGCAACATCGGCTACCAGTCACCCGGCACGATCCCGATCCGCAAGAAGGGCGACGGCCGCTGGCCGGTGCCGGGATGGGACCCGTCCTACGGCTGGAAGGGCTCGATCCCGTTCGACGAGCTGCCGACCGTCCTCAACCCCGACGAGGGCTTCATCGTCACGGCCAACAACAAGGTCATCGGCGACCAGTACCCGAACCTCCTGGGCGCCGACACCGCGGCGGGCTACCGCTCCGAGCGCATCCGCGACCTCCTCGAGCTCCGGACCCAGTCACCGGGCCAGGGCAAGGGGCTGGGCGTCGAGGACATGTCGCGCATCCAGAACGACACCTACAGCGCGAACGCCGCCCGGCTGGTGCCCCAGCTGCTGAAGGTCGACCCGGGCAGCCGCTACTACCGCCAAGGCCAGCAGACGCTGACGAAGTGGGACTTCAAGCAGGATGCGGACTCGCCCGGCGCGGCGTACTTCAACTCGGTCTGGCGTCACCTGCTGAAGCTCACGTTCCAGGACGAGCTCCCCGAGGCCGTGTGGCCCGAGGGCGGTGAGCGCTGGTTCAGCGTCGTGAGCGACATCCTCGACAGGCCCGGCAGCCACTGGTGGGACAACGTCTCGACCCCCGAGAGGGAGACCCGCGACCAGATCCTGACGCAGGCGCTGCGCGACGCCCGCGACGAGCTGACGATGATCCAGTCCCGCAGCCCGAAGCAGTGGCGGTGGGGCACGATGCACAAGCTCGAGCTGGTCAACCAGACGCTGGGGGACTCCGGCATCGGTCTGGTCAACCGGCTGTTCAACCGCGGGCCGTACCGGGTCGCGGGCGGCAGCGGCATCGTCAACGCGACGAGCTGGGACGCGACCGAGGGGTACGAGGTCACGGCGGTGCCGTCGATGCGGATGATCGTCGACCTCGACGACGTGGACCGGTCGCGATGGATCCAGCTGACCGGCGCCTCGGGCCATGCGTTCCACGACCACTACGTCGACCAGCAGAAGCTGTGGAGCAAGGGCGAGACGCTGCCGTGGGTGTTCACCCCGAAGGCGGTCGACGAGGCCACCGACGACACGCTGACCCTCGTGCCGCGGGGCCGGGCCTGA
- a CDS encoding 5-formyltetrahydrofolate cyclo-ligase has protein sequence MTKAQVRSELLARRRAMTPAERAGAAEAIALHVLAVPVVARARRIACYLSMSTEPGTGATIAGLHERGIEVVVPVSLPGGVLDWVVHDPAAALSVSALGIPEPDGPRLGQDTPHGCDVVLLPALAVDHSGHRLGRGAGYYDRALEAVTTPLCAVVFTHELLPEVPHEPHDVPVQMAVTPAGLFRVP, from the coding sequence GTGACCAAGGCACAGGTGCGCAGCGAGCTGCTCGCCCGCAGGCGGGCGATGACACCCGCCGAGCGCGCCGGCGCCGCAGAGGCGATCGCGCTGCACGTGCTGGCCGTGCCGGTGGTGGCCCGGGCGCGCCGGATCGCCTGCTACCTCTCGATGTCCACCGAGCCCGGCACTGGTGCGACGATCGCCGGACTGCACGAGCGGGGCATCGAGGTCGTCGTGCCCGTGAGCCTGCCCGGCGGCGTGCTCGACTGGGTGGTCCACGACCCGGCGGCCGCTCTCAGCGTCAGCGCCCTGGGCATCCCGGAGCCGGACGGACCGCGTCTCGGGCAGGACACGCCGCATGGCTGCGACGTGGTGCTGCTGCCGGCGCTCGCGGTCGACCACTCCGGCCACCGACTCGGCAGGGGGGCCGGCTACTACGACCGCGCCCTGGAGGCGGTGACCACGCCGCTGTGCGCGGTCGTCTTCACCCACGAGCTGCTCCCCGAGGTCCCGCACGAGCCGCACGACGTGCCCGTGCAGATGGCCGTGACCCCGGCCGGCCTGTTCCGCGTCCCCTGA
- a CDS encoding UTP--glucose-1-phosphate uridylyltransferase, whose product MDGLEQAQQRMADAGVPQRAIDVFASFYDQLRQGGTGMIPESEVDPLTDVDHAGAISPSDEECREAAAVTAVIKLNGGLGTSMGLDRAKTLLPVRPDLTFLDVIAGQVRSVRAELGVTLPLLFMNSFRTRDDTLAALAKYDDLAVEGLPLDFLQNREPKLRADDLTPVDWPKDPSLEWCPPGHGDLYTALEVSGILDALIDAGYRYATVSNADNLGAAPDPAMMAWFAASGAPYAAEVCRRTPADIKGGHLVVRKSDGRLVLRETAQTPDEDAAAAADPQKHRYFHTNNLWFDLRVMKSTLEARDGILGLPLIRNTKTVDPTDPSSPKVIQIESAMGAAVEVFDGATAIEVDRSRFLPVKTTNDLLLLRSDVYGVGDDFRVRSTVRSAPLVNLDRRFFTTIADFDARIPTPPSLAEATSLTVKGDWRFGRDVVVRGDVTLDDTGAAESVDAGSRLG is encoded by the coding sequence ATGGACGGACTCGAGCAGGCACAACAACGGATGGCGGACGCCGGGGTGCCCCAGCGCGCGATCGACGTCTTCGCCTCGTTCTACGACCAGCTGCGGCAGGGCGGGACGGGCATGATCCCCGAGTCGGAGGTCGATCCGCTCACCGACGTCGACCACGCCGGGGCGATCTCTCCCAGTGACGAGGAGTGCCGCGAGGCCGCTGCGGTCACCGCCGTGATCAAGCTCAACGGCGGGCTCGGCACCTCGATGGGGCTCGACCGCGCCAAGACGCTGCTGCCCGTGCGCCCGGACCTGACGTTCCTGGACGTCATCGCCGGCCAGGTGCGCAGCGTGCGCGCCGAGCTCGGGGTCACGCTGCCGCTGCTGTTCATGAACAGCTTCCGCACCCGCGACGACACCCTCGCGGCGCTCGCGAAGTACGACGACCTGGCGGTCGAGGGCCTGCCGCTGGACTTCCTGCAGAACCGCGAGCCCAAGCTGCGCGCCGACGACCTGACCCCGGTGGACTGGCCGAAGGACCCGTCGCTGGAGTGGTGCCCGCCGGGCCACGGCGATCTCTACACCGCGCTCGAGGTGTCCGGGATCCTCGACGCCCTGATCGACGCCGGCTACCGCTATGCGACGGTCTCGAACGCCGACAACCTCGGGGCCGCGCCCGACCCGGCGATGATGGCCTGGTTCGCGGCGTCCGGAGCCCCCTATGCCGCCGAGGTCTGCCGCCGCACGCCCGCCGACATCAAGGGTGGGCACCTGGTCGTCCGCAAGAGCGACGGACGCCTGGTCCTGCGCGAGACGGCGCAGACCCCCGACGAGGACGCCGCCGCCGCTGCGGACCCGCAGAAGCACCGCTACTTCCACACCAACAACCTCTGGTTCGACCTCCGCGTGATGAAGTCGACGTTGGAGGCCCGCGACGGCATCCTCGGCCTGCCGCTCATCCGCAACACCAAGACCGTCGACCCGACCGACCCGTCCTCGCCCAAGGTGATCCAGATCGAGTCCGCCATGGGCGCCGCGGTGGAGGTCTTCGACGGCGCCACCGCGATCGAGGTCGACCGCTCCCGGTTCCTGCCGGTCAAGACGACGAACGACCTGCTGCTGCTGCGCTCCGACGTCTACGGCGTCGGGGACGACTTCCGGGTGCGGTCCACCGTCCGCTCGGCGCCGCTGGTCAACCTGGACCGGCGATTCTTCACCACCATCGCAGACTTCGACGCCCGGATCCCGACGCCGCCGTCGTTGGCCGAGGCCACCTCGCTGACGGTCAAGGGCGACTGGCGTTTCGGCCGCGACGTCGTGGTGCGCGGAGACGTGACGCTCGACGACACGGGCGCCGCCGAGAGCGTCGACGCCGGGTCGCGGTTAGGCTGA
- the glp gene encoding gephyrin-like molybdotransferase Glp, with protein sequence MSTGETGDGSEQGVLPIDPGAPRSAGDEELTQPVAPPTKAPGQTQPQQAQPQAAQAQPAQPSRPRPASIREGVLTVEDHLEKILRGIGPLAAYDQPLVESLGLPLHEAFVSPMDLPLFDNSSMDGYAVRSEDVAMAGPDNPVMLPVVGEIQAGSAKPFAISAGTAVKIMTGAPIPRGADAVVPLEDTDRGNARVQIFASAKRGDRIRPRGEDVTKGDTVLGEGTVLGPREIGLLAALGAPRVKARPRPRVVVISTGSELREPGTHLDYDSINDGNSYMLAAAVREAGAICYRVGAVDDNPRTFQRVLSEQLVRADLVVTSGGISKGDHDVVKETLSALGTVEFNEVAMQPGKPQGFGRVFDEQTPIITLPGNAVSAYVSFEVFVLPAIRRMMGRTPYRRPMVHAVLASDIRSRPGVRQYVRGVFEVTHRGAKVTPLAGAGSHLVGTLAKANALIIVGEDQTALNMGDTVRTLVLDRPF encoded by the coding sequence ATGTCGACAGGAGAAACCGGCGACGGATCGGAGCAGGGCGTGTTGCCGATCGATCCGGGAGCTCCTCGCAGCGCGGGGGACGAAGAGCTGACCCAACCGGTCGCTCCACCCACGAAGGCGCCCGGGCAGACGCAGCCCCAGCAGGCCCAGCCGCAAGCTGCACAGGCCCAGCCCGCGCAGCCGTCCCGGCCCCGTCCCGCGAGCATCCGCGAGGGCGTGCTGACCGTCGAGGACCACCTCGAGAAGATCCTGCGCGGCATCGGGCCCCTCGCGGCGTACGACCAGCCGCTCGTCGAGTCGCTCGGTCTGCCCCTCCACGAGGCGTTCGTGTCGCCGATGGACCTGCCGTTGTTCGACAACTCCTCGATGGACGGCTACGCGGTCCGGTCCGAGGACGTCGCCATGGCCGGCCCGGACAACCCCGTGATGCTCCCGGTGGTGGGCGAGATCCAGGCCGGGTCCGCCAAGCCGTTCGCGATCAGTGCAGGCACGGCCGTCAAGATCATGACCGGCGCGCCGATCCCGCGTGGCGCCGACGCGGTCGTGCCGCTGGAGGACACCGACCGCGGCAACGCCCGCGTGCAGATCTTCGCGTCGGCCAAGCGGGGCGACCGCATCCGGCCCCGGGGCGAGGACGTGACCAAGGGCGACACCGTGCTGGGCGAGGGCACCGTGCTCGGTCCCCGCGAGATCGGGCTGCTGGCTGCGCTCGGGGCACCGCGGGTCAAGGCCCGGCCGCGTCCGCGGGTCGTCGTGATCTCGACCGGCAGCGAGCTGCGCGAGCCCGGCACCCACCTGGACTACGACTCGATCAACGACGGCAACAGCTACATGCTGGCCGCAGCCGTGCGTGAGGCCGGCGCGATCTGCTACCGCGTGGGGGCCGTCGACGACAACCCCCGCACGTTCCAGCGGGTCCTGTCCGAGCAGCTCGTCCGCGCCGACCTCGTCGTCACCAGCGGCGGCATCAGCAAGGGCGACCACGACGTCGTCAAGGAGACGCTGTCGGCGCTCGGCACGGTCGAGTTCAACGAGGTCGCGATGCAGCCGGGCAAGCCGCAGGGCTTCGGGCGCGTCTTCGACGAGCAGACCCCGATCATCACCCTGCCCGGCAACGCCGTGTCGGCCTACGTCTCGTTCGAGGTCTTCGTGCTCCCGGCGATCCGGCGCATGATGGGCCGCACCCCGTACCGCCGGCCGATGGTCCACGCGGTGCTCGCCTCGGACATCCGGTCACGTCCCGGTGTCCGTCAGTACGTCCGCGGCGTCTTCGAGGTCACCCACCGCGGAGCGAAGGTCACCCCGCTGGCCGGTGCCGGCTCGCACCTCGTCGGCACTCTCGCCAAGGCCAATGCGCTCATCATCGTCGGCGAGGACCAGACCGCGCTCAACATGGGCGACACCGTCCGCACGCTCGTGCTCGACAGGCCGTTCTAG
- the moaC gene encoding cyclic pyranopterin monophosphate synthase MoaC: protein MVDVTAKDVTARTATARGRVEISDEVVTLLQGDGVPKGDALAVARIAGIMATKRTPDLIPLCHPLAIGGVEVDLEVETSPQGQGAVLIRATVRTADRTGVEMEALTAVSVAALTVVDMVKAVDKLARITDIEVVAKSGGKSGDWQR, encoded by the coding sequence ATGGTCGACGTGACCGCGAAGGACGTCACCGCCCGGACGGCGACCGCCCGCGGCCGGGTCGAGATCAGCGACGAGGTCGTCACGCTGCTGCAGGGCGACGGCGTGCCGAAGGGCGACGCCCTCGCGGTCGCGCGCATCGCCGGCATCATGGCGACCAAGCGCACGCCCGACCTCATCCCGTTGTGCCACCCGCTGGCGATCGGTGGCGTCGAGGTCGACCTCGAGGTGGAGACCTCGCCCCAGGGTCAGGGCGCGGTCCTGATCCGGGCCACCGTGCGCACGGCCGACCGCACGGGCGTGGAGATGGAGGCGCTGACCGCGGTCAGCGTCGCGGCGCTGACGGTCGTCGACATGGTCAAGGCGGTCGACAAGCTCGCGCGCATCACCGACATCGAGGTCGTCGCGAAGTCCGGCGGCAAGAGCGGCGACTGGCAGCGATGA
- a CDS encoding MogA/MoaB family molybdenum cofactor biosynthesis protein codes for MSGSRRAAVVVASNRAAAGVYEDETGPLIVEALAAWGFEVGPPVVVGDGDPVALAIAAALADGVSAVVTTGGTGINPTDSTPEATRPLLDRELPGVAEAMRARGVAAGVPTAALSRGLAGVAGNAIVVNLPGSRGGVKDGLAVLAEILPHAVDQLHGGDHPRSEP; via the coding sequence ATGAGCGGCTCCCGGCGGGCGGCCGTCGTCGTCGCGTCCAACCGGGCCGCGGCCGGGGTGTACGAGGACGAGACCGGACCGCTGATCGTCGAGGCGCTGGCGGCGTGGGGCTTCGAGGTCGGACCGCCCGTCGTCGTCGGTGACGGCGACCCGGTCGCCCTCGCGATCGCCGCGGCGCTCGCCGACGGGGTCTCCGCCGTCGTCACGACCGGCGGCACCGGCATCAACCCGACGGACAGCACGCCCGAGGCGACCCGTCCGCTGCTCGACCGCGAGCTGCCCGGCGTCGCGGAGGCCATGCGAGCACGTGGTGTCGCCGCCGGCGTGCCCACTGCCGCCCTCTCGCGAGGTCTCGCAGGCGTCGCGGGCAACGCGATCGTCGTCAACCTCCCGGGGTCCCGCGGCGGGGTCAAGGACGGGCTGGCCGTGCTCGCCGAGATCCTGCCGCACGCCGTGGACCAGCTGCACGGCGGCGACCACCCGCGGAGCGAGCCCTGA
- a CDS encoding GNAT family N-acetyltransferase, whose protein sequence is MRRRDARAWARLRSENAEWLGPWEATLPREAGSPASSYVGMISTLRRRARQGHAMPFALTWDGELVGMLTVNGITWGSARWANLGYWVSRSHAGRGITPTAVALVCDHLLTTVGLHRIEIAIRPENGASLRVVEKLGFSEVGVARRFLHIAGEWRDHRIFQVLAEDVPGGLMARLQAPGAAPDAS, encoded by the coding sequence GTGCGGCGTCGTGACGCGCGGGCGTGGGCGCGGCTGCGCAGCGAGAACGCCGAGTGGCTGGGTCCGTGGGAGGCCACGCTGCCGCGTGAGGCCGGCAGTCCTGCGAGCTCGTACGTCGGCATGATCAGCACGCTGCGCCGGAGGGCGCGGCAGGGCCACGCGATGCCCTTCGCGCTGACCTGGGACGGGGAGCTCGTCGGGATGCTCACCGTGAACGGCATCACCTGGGGCTCGGCCCGCTGGGCCAACCTGGGCTACTGGGTCTCGCGCAGCCACGCGGGTCGGGGCATCACGCCCACCGCGGTCGCCCTCGTCTGCGACCACCTGCTCACCACGGTGGGACTGCACCGCATCGAGATCGCGATCCGGCCCGAGAACGGCGCGAGCCTGCGGGTCGTCGAGAAGCTCGGCTTCAGCGAGGTCGGGGTGGCCCGGCGGTTCCTGCACATCGCGGGGGAGTGGCGCGATCACCGGATCTTCCAGGTCCTGGCCGAGGACGTGCCGGGCGGGCTGATGGCCCGGCTCCAGGCCCCCGGTGCGGCCCCGGACGCGTCCTGA
- a CDS encoding Flp family type IVb pilin codes for MSKFSYALAFISATMFQAKDRREEKGATAVEYGLLVALIAGVIIAVVALLGKDINTQFTKITDQL; via the coding sequence ATGTCCAAGTTCAGCTACGCCCTTGCCTTCATCTCGGCCACGATGTTCCAGGCCAAGGATCGCCGTGAGGAGAAGGGCGCCACCGCAGTCGAGTACGGCCTGCTCGTGGCCCTGATCGCCGGGGTCATCATCGCTGTAGTCGCCCTGTTGGGTAAGGACATCAACACGCAGTTCACGAAGATCACGGATCAGCTCTGA